In Streptomyces violaceusniger Tu 4113, one DNA window encodes the following:
- a CDS encoding alpha-L-arabinofuranosidase B gives MKVPSGLTRLTRVRKALLSAGTTAALVFGLLAGGAGASQAAASLPCDIYASAGTPCVAAHSTTRALYASFNGPLYQLKRTSDGGVTDVGTLTAGGYADAARQDSFCAGTTCVINVIYDQSPRHNHMPIEPAGTAGPANSGVPADALPVTAGGHQVYGASFSGRMGYRHTAASGVAVNGRPEGMYMVTSGTHVNGLCCFDYGNAEVQIADTGNGHMDAINFGTECWFPPCSGSGPWVQADLENGLFQSDSGYSENPSNTGNSAPFVTALLKNNGQNHFALRDGNAQSGKLTTQYAGPEPSRPGYSPMHQEGSIVLGTGGDNSNGSIGSFFEGVMTSGVPTDAADDAVQANIVSVGYGAPSPVAGGTLNAGSTMSLRATTPGYTDRYIRHQANSAVTSVVSAGSSALDKGDASWIVRRGLANASCVSFESRNYPGDFLRHSNYQLLRQPMDGTAVFRADATFCPQTGKNGQGTSFASYNYPDRFIRHYENKAYIASNGGSNAFDSATSWADDVSWRVSAPWSP, from the coding sequence ATGAAGGTTCCTTCAGGTCTCACGCGCCTCACGAGGGTGAGAAAAGCGCTGCTGTCGGCGGGTACGACAGCAGCCCTCGTCTTCGGGCTGCTGGCCGGCGGAGCGGGCGCCTCCCAGGCCGCGGCGTCCCTGCCGTGCGACATCTACGCCTCGGCCGGTACGCCCTGCGTGGCCGCGCACAGCACCACACGCGCCCTCTACGCTTCCTTCAACGGCCCGCTCTACCAGCTGAAACGCACCTCCGACGGCGGCGTGACCGACGTGGGAACGCTGACGGCGGGCGGATACGCCGACGCCGCCCGGCAGGACTCCTTCTGCGCCGGAACGACCTGCGTCATCAATGTCATCTATGACCAGTCACCGCGCCACAACCACATGCCCATCGAACCGGCCGGCACCGCGGGTCCCGCCAACTCCGGTGTGCCCGCCGACGCGTTACCGGTGACCGCGGGCGGCCACCAGGTCTACGGCGCGTCCTTCTCCGGCCGCATGGGCTACCGGCACACCGCGGCCTCCGGTGTCGCCGTCAACGGCCGGCCCGAGGGTATGTACATGGTCACGTCCGGCACCCATGTCAATGGACTGTGCTGTTTCGACTACGGCAACGCCGAGGTGCAGATCGCCGACACCGGCAACGGCCACATGGACGCCATCAACTTCGGCACGGAGTGCTGGTTCCCGCCGTGCAGCGGATCCGGGCCCTGGGTGCAGGCGGACCTGGAGAACGGCCTGTTCCAGTCGGACAGCGGCTACAGCGAGAACCCCTCGAACACCGGCAACTCGGCGCCCTTCGTCACCGCCCTGCTGAAGAACAACGGGCAGAACCACTTCGCCCTCAGGGACGGCAACGCCCAGTCCGGCAAGCTCACCACCCAGTACGCGGGGCCGGAGCCGTCCAGGCCCGGCTACTCGCCGATGCACCAGGAGGGCTCCATCGTCCTCGGGACCGGCGGCGACAACAGCAACGGGTCCATCGGGTCCTTCTTCGAAGGCGTGATGACCAGCGGTGTCCCGACCGACGCGGCCGACGACGCGGTGCAGGCCAACATCGTCTCCGTGGGCTACGGCGCGCCCAGCCCGGTCGCGGGCGGCACCCTCAACGCGGGCTCGACGATGTCCCTGCGGGCCACCACCCCCGGCTACACCGACCGCTACATCCGCCACCAGGCCAACAGCGCCGTCACCTCCGTGGTGTCCGCCGGCAGCTCCGCACTCGACAAGGGCGACGCGTCCTGGATCGTGCGGCGCGGCCTCGCCAACGCCTCGTGCGTGTCGTTCGAGTCGCGCAACTACCCCGGTGACTTCCTGCGGCACTCCAACTACCAACTGCTCCGGCAACCGATGGACGGCACCGCCGTTTTCCGGGCCGACGCGACGTTCTGCCCCCAGACCGGCAAGAACGGCCAGGGCACCTCGTTCGCTTCGTACAACTACCCCGACCGGTTCATCCGCCACTACGAGAACAAGGCGTACATCGCCTCCAACGGAGGATCCAACGCCTTCGACAGCGCCACGTCGTGGGCCGATGACGTGAGCTGGCGGGTGTCCGCACCCTGGTCGCCGTAG
- a CDS encoding tautomerase family protein: MPFANFKVPAGSLDEKQKQEIVTRTTELYVEIYGERARANTLVVVEEVTDGGWGIGGNVLTLAMLQQPPGH; this comes from the coding sequence ATGCCCTTCGCGAACTTCAAGGTCCCCGCCGGATCCCTCGACGAGAAGCAGAAGCAGGAGATCGTCACCCGCACCACCGAGCTGTACGTCGAGATCTACGGTGAGCGCGCCCGCGCCAACACCCTGGTCGTGGTCGAGGAGGTCACCGACGGCGGCTGGGGCATCGGCGGCAACGTTCTGACCCTCGCCATGCTCCAGCAGCCGCCCGGCCACTGA
- a CDS encoding DUF2255 family protein, with protein MTTWTSDELNRIATTDELEMAPLQGDGTPRTAVPIWVVRDGDDLYVRSYRGTGGSWWRTAHGSHEGHIRSGGVDRDVTLIEEGDPGVNDRVDNAYRSKYGRYSGTYVEPMVADTARATTLRLVPR; from the coding sequence ATGACGACATGGACCAGCGACGAACTCAACCGGATCGCGACGACGGACGAGCTGGAAATGGCGCCGCTGCAAGGCGACGGCACACCGCGTACGGCGGTGCCGATCTGGGTCGTCCGTGACGGCGACGACCTCTACGTCCGGTCCTACCGGGGCACCGGCGGCTCCTGGTGGCGCACGGCACATGGAAGTCACGAGGGCCACATCCGCTCCGGCGGCGTGGACCGGGACGTCACCTTGATCGAGGAGGGCGACCCCGGTGTCAACGACCGGGTCGACAACGCGTACCGCTCCAAGTACGGCCGCTACAGCGGCACCTATGTCGAGCCAATGGTCGCGGACACGGCGCGCGCCACGACGCTGAGGCTCGTGCCCCGGTGA
- a CDS encoding SDR family oxidoreductase, whose product MSPQATAPQHPTDRPRVAIVTGGSRGIGQEAVKRLAADGYAVVVGYAGHREPAETAAHDIAAAGGRAVAVRADVADEQQVAALFDTAESEYGGVDVVVHAAGRLYLTPIAELDLAELDALHRTNIRGTFVVAQQAARRIRGGGALITFSTSIVGLALPAYGAYSASKGATEALTMILARELRGRDVTVNTVAPGPTATDLFLEGKDEETIARMAAQPPLERLGTPTDIAEVVAFLASPAGHWVNGQVIRANGGIV is encoded by the coding sequence ATGTCACCCCAGGCAACCGCGCCCCAGCACCCCACCGACCGGCCCCGCGTCGCCATCGTCACCGGCGGCTCCCGCGGTATCGGCCAGGAGGCGGTGAAGCGGCTGGCCGCCGACGGATACGCCGTCGTGGTCGGATACGCGGGCCACCGGGAGCCGGCCGAAACCGCCGCCCATGACATCGCCGCCGCCGGTGGCCGGGCCGTCGCCGTCCGGGCCGACGTGGCCGACGAGCAGCAGGTGGCCGCGCTCTTCGACACCGCGGAGTCCGAGTACGGCGGGGTCGACGTCGTCGTCCACGCGGCCGGCCGGCTGTATCTGACCCCCATCGCCGAGCTGGACCTGGCGGAGCTGGACGCGCTGCACCGCACCAACATCCGCGGAACCTTCGTCGTCGCCCAGCAGGCCGCCCGCAGGATCCGCGGCGGCGGGGCGCTCATCACCTTCTCCACGTCCATCGTGGGCCTGGCCCTGCCCGCCTACGGCGCCTACAGCGCCAGCAAGGGAGCGACCGAGGCACTCACGATGATCCTGGCCCGCGAGCTGCGCGGCCGGGACGTCACCGTCAACACCGTCGCCCCCGGCCCCACCGCCACCGACCTGTTCCTCGAGGGCAAGGACGAGGAGACCATCGCCCGGATGGCGGCCCAGCCCCCGCTGGAGCGCCTCGGCACCCCCACCGACATCGCCGAGGTCGTCGCCTTCCTCGCCTCCCCGGCCGGCCACTGGGTCAACGGCCAGGTCATCCGCGCGAACGGCGGCATCGTCTGA
- a CDS encoding dienelactone hydrolase family protein, whose protein sequence is MTAVRGTAVDIPTRDGIADAYLVHPDDTDRHPAVLLYMDAFGLRPHLRGMADRLAAAGYTVLAPNVFYRHGRAPVVELPDFIDFAARPEIFQDILPIAQELTPERAMSDAGTYLDWLASCPQATDGPVGITGYCLGAGLALRTAGSYPDRVAAAAGFHGGNLATEAPDSPHTVAGQVTAELYFGHADQDHSLPPEQMERLDKALTEAGVRHRAEVYTGARHGYTQADTVSYNAEAAERHWEALLDLFGRTL, encoded by the coding sequence ATGACCGCAGTGCGCGGAACAGCCGTCGACATCCCCACCCGGGACGGCATCGCCGATGCCTATCTGGTCCATCCCGACGACACCGACCGCCACCCCGCCGTTCTGCTGTACATGGACGCCTTCGGCCTCCGGCCCCACCTGCGGGGGATGGCCGACCGTCTGGCCGCGGCCGGTTACACCGTGCTGGCGCCCAACGTCTTCTACCGCCACGGGCGTGCTCCCGTGGTGGAGTTGCCCGACTTCATCGACTTCGCGGCGCGTCCGGAGATCTTCCAGGACATCCTCCCGATCGCACAGGAGCTCACCCCCGAGCGCGCGATGAGCGACGCCGGCACCTATCTGGACTGGCTGGCCTCCTGCCCGCAGGCCACCGACGGGCCCGTGGGCATCACCGGCTACTGCCTGGGCGCCGGGCTGGCCCTGCGTACCGCCGGAAGCTACCCCGACCGGGTCGCCGCGGCGGCCGGTTTCCACGGTGGCAACCTGGCCACCGAGGCACCGGACAGCCCGCACACGGTGGCCGGGCAGGTCACCGCCGAGCTGTACTTCGGACACGCGGACCAGGACCACTCCCTTCCGCCCGAGCAGATGGAGCGCCTGGACAAGGCCCTTACCGAGGCCGGTGTCCGCCACCGCGCCGAGGTCTACACGGGCGCGCGGCACGGCTACACCCAGGCCGACACCGTCTCCTACAACGCCGAGGCCGCCGAACGCCACTGGGAGGCACTGCTCGACCTCTTCGGCCGCACCCTCTGA
- a CDS encoding cytochrome P450, translating to MTNPQDDQDTQAPHPTPEAPPPGCPAHAARLYGPDFRRRPTETYQRIRHDSGQVAPVLLEGDIDAWFVLGYRETRQVLSDVETFGRDPRRWNGWDSVPPDWPLMPWVAYSPMMTFTEGEEHRQRATAASEALATVDPFVLRGHCERFADQLIDKFAVSGKADLVYDYIYSVPTLATAELFGLSDDEAGLGALAGGLAVSFLSNEEAIASQQQVAAYVAELVKAKREAPGPDLTSQFILNTPDLTEEQQTADLMVLMAAALPLTSYWIGNTLRLMLTDERFAMTLSGNRRSIGEAMSEVLWADSPLQNLIGRYATRDTALGGRRIHTGDLIVLGLAAANADPLLWPDTPVGHGGNHSHVSFSGGDYGCPVGGPETARIIAETAIEVLLDRVPDLTLAVAPEELKWVDSFWYRCLESLPVTFSPTAVTAG from the coding sequence CCGCACGGCTGTACGGGCCGGATTTCCGACGCCGGCCGACCGAGACCTACCAGCGGATACGGCACGACAGCGGGCAGGTCGCGCCCGTCCTGCTCGAGGGCGACATCGACGCCTGGTTCGTCCTCGGCTACCGCGAGACGCGCCAGGTGCTGTCCGACGTCGAGACCTTCGGCCGGGACCCGCGCCGCTGGAACGGCTGGGACAGCGTGCCGCCGGACTGGCCGCTCATGCCGTGGGTGGCGTACAGCCCGATGATGACCTTCACGGAGGGCGAGGAGCACCGGCAGCGTGCGACGGCCGCCAGCGAGGCCCTCGCCACGGTCGACCCCTTCGTGCTGCGCGGGCACTGCGAGCGCTTCGCCGACCAGCTCATCGACAAGTTCGCCGTGAGCGGCAAGGCTGACCTGGTGTACGACTACATCTACTCGGTGCCCACTCTCGCCACGGCCGAGCTGTTCGGCCTGTCCGACGACGAGGCCGGGCTGGGGGCCCTGGCGGGAGGGCTGGCCGTCTCGTTCCTCTCCAACGAGGAAGCCATCGCCAGCCAGCAGCAGGTCGCCGCGTATGTGGCGGAGCTGGTGAAGGCCAAGCGCGAGGCGCCGGGCCCCGACCTCACCTCCCAGTTCATCCTGAACACCCCGGACCTCACCGAGGAGCAGCAGACCGCCGACCTGATGGTGCTGATGGCGGCCGCGCTGCCGCTCACCTCGTACTGGATCGGCAACACCCTGCGGCTGATGCTCACCGACGAGCGCTTCGCCATGACCCTCTCGGGCAACCGCCGCAGCATCGGCGAGGCCATGAGCGAGGTGCTGTGGGCGGACTCCCCGCTGCAGAACCTCATCGGGCGGTACGCCACCCGGGACACCGCTCTCGGGGGCCGGCGCATCCACACCGGCGACCTCATCGTCCTCGGCCTGGCCGCCGCCAACGCCGATCCGCTGCTGTGGCCCGACACCCCCGTCGGCCACGGCGGGAACCACTCGCATGTCAGCTTCAGCGGCGGTGACTACGGCTGCCCGGTGGGCGGCCCCGAGACGGCCAGGATCATCGCGGAGACGGCGATCGAGGTGCTGCTGGACCGCGTCCCGGACCTGACGCTGGCGGTCGCGCCCGAGGAGCTGAAGTGGGTGGACTCCTTCTGGTACCGCTGCCTGGAATCGCTGCCCGTCACCTTCAGCCCCACGGCGGTCACCGCGGGCTAG
- a CDS encoding aldo/keto reductase, whose translation MNGPAPLLTLNNGVRMPTLGLGVYQSPPDETIPAVTTAIENGYRLIDTAAAYGNEKEVGEGIARSGIGREDIFVITKLWMTDYGYDATLRAFDTSLAKLGLDQLDLYLLHWPAPSAFDTTVASYKAAEKLLADGRVRAIGVCNHTPAHLTDLMARTDVVPAVNQVELHPFFTQPELRAFDVRQGIITQSWSPIGGVNRYGGESPDKVRDPLQEPTITGLAEKYGKSPAQIILRWHVEHDLCAIPKSVKPHRIAENIAIFDFSLTPHEVAAIDALDTGARGGPDPDQVGPDTFS comes from the coding sequence ATGAATGGACCAGCCCCTCTTCTGACCCTGAACAACGGCGTGCGGATGCCCACTCTGGGCCTCGGCGTCTACCAGAGCCCGCCCGACGAGACCATCCCCGCGGTGACGACCGCGATCGAGAACGGCTACCGCCTCATCGACACCGCGGCCGCCTACGGCAACGAGAAGGAGGTCGGTGAGGGCATCGCCCGCTCGGGCATCGGCCGCGAGGACATCTTCGTCATCACCAAGCTATGGATGACCGACTACGGCTACGACGCCACCCTCCGCGCCTTCGACACCAGCCTCGCCAAGCTGGGCCTGGACCAGCTCGACCTGTATCTGCTGCACTGGCCGGCCCCGTCCGCGTTCGACACCACCGTGGCCTCGTACAAGGCGGCCGAGAAGCTGCTGGCCGACGGCCGGGTGCGGGCCATCGGCGTGTGCAACCACACTCCCGCACACCTGACCGATCTCATGGCGCGCACCGACGTCGTGCCCGCGGTGAACCAGGTGGAACTGCATCCGTTCTTCACCCAGCCGGAGCTGCGCGCCTTCGACGTCCGCCAGGGCATCATCACCCAGTCCTGGTCACCCATCGGCGGAGTGAACCGCTACGGGGGCGAGAGCCCGGACAAGGTCAGGGACCCGCTCCAGGAGCCCACCATCACCGGTCTCGCCGAGAAATACGGCAAGTCCCCGGCCCAGATCATCCTCCGCTGGCACGTCGAGCACGACCTGTGCGCGATCCCGAAGTCCGTCAAACCACACCGCATCGCGGAGAACATCGCGATCTTCGACTTCTCCCTCACCCCCCACGAGGTGGCCGCCATCGACGCGCTCGACACCGGAGCGCGCGGCGGTCCCGACCCCGACCAGGTGGGGCCCGACACCTTCTCCTGA
- a CDS encoding serine hydrolase — protein MSTETLLRDLREQLRDGGLHGCLLVRDLHTGDELGIDPDTQLPSASLVKVPLALATAERIRRGELDGATMLDVPPGRITTPGPTGLSRFRHPARIAIEDLLYLSTCVSDGTAADALFALTPPAQVAEILQKLGLRGITVRHGMRELTETPVERFDAEQVHLAHALAIDAGTSGRGHRVPQLDTTRANTGSARAWVDLLQALSTPSKIHPDVALHVRDLMAHNVLRHRLAPDFSSDATTWSSKTGTLLNLRHEIGIVEHSDGQAFAIAVLTESLVPASTQPGADALMAQVARTLRDHLRQL, from the coding sequence GTGAGCACCGAGACACTGCTGCGCGATCTGCGTGAGCAGTTGCGTGACGGCGGCCTGCACGGCTGCCTGCTCGTGAGGGATCTCCACACGGGGGACGAGCTGGGAATCGACCCGGACACCCAGTTGCCATCCGCCTCCCTGGTCAAGGTCCCGCTCGCGCTGGCGACGGCGGAGCGCATCCGGCGCGGCGAACTCGACGGAGCGACGATGCTCGACGTACCCCCGGGGCGGATCACCACGCCCGGCCCCACCGGGCTGAGCCGGTTCCGCCACCCCGCCCGGATCGCGATCGAGGATCTCCTCTACCTGAGCACGTGTGTGAGCGACGGAACGGCGGCCGACGCGCTGTTCGCCCTCACCCCGCCCGCCCAGGTCGCCGAGATCCTGCAGAAACTCGGGCTGCGTGGCATCACCGTCCGGCACGGCATGCGCGAACTGACCGAAACCCCCGTGGAGCGCTTCGACGCCGAGCAGGTGCATCTCGCCCACGCCCTCGCCATCGACGCGGGCACCAGCGGCCGCGGCCACCGGGTGCCGCAACTCGACACCACCCGCGCCAACACCGGCAGCGCACGCGCCTGGGTGGACCTGCTCCAAGCGCTGTCGACACCGTCGAAAATCCACCCCGACGTGGCGCTGCACGTGCGCGACCTCATGGCCCACAACGTGCTGCGGCACCGGCTCGCCCCGGACTTCAGCTCCGACGCCACCACCTGGTCCTCCAAGACCGGCACCCTTCTCAACCTCCGCCATGAGATAGGCATCGTCGAGCACTCCGACGGCCAGGCGTTCGCCATCGCCGTGCTCACCGAGTCACTCGTGCCCGCGAGCACCCAGCCCGGCGCCGACGCCCTCATGGCGCAGGTGGCCCGCACCCTGCGTGACCACCTCCGGCAGCTCTAG
- a CDS encoding SDR family NAD(P)-dependent oxidoreductase → MTTLAIIGAGPGLGAAVARRFGREGYDTALISRDQDRLDDLAAGLTGEGVTARGFAADVRDPKALTAALDAAAAALGPIEVLQYSPVPQREFMLPVLDTTADDLAGPIEFSVYGPVTAVRQVLPGMRALGRGTVLFVNGGTAVVPHPERAGTSIAFAAESAYGRLLHDTLADEGIHVAQLIIPGAIVPGHDKKDPAVLADTLWTLHQDRHGFRHFADDLES, encoded by the coding sequence ATGACCACCCTTGCCATCATCGGAGCCGGCCCCGGTCTCGGCGCCGCCGTCGCGCGGCGCTTCGGCCGTGAGGGCTACGACACCGCCCTCATCTCCCGCGACCAGGACCGGCTCGACGACCTGGCCGCCGGCCTCACCGGCGAGGGCGTGACCGCGCGCGGCTTCGCCGCCGACGTACGCGATCCGAAGGCCCTCACCGCCGCCCTGGACGCCGCGGCCGCGGCCCTGGGGCCGATCGAGGTTCTGCAGTACAGCCCGGTGCCGCAGCGGGAATTCATGCTGCCGGTCCTGGACACCACCGCCGACGACCTCGCGGGCCCGATCGAGTTCTCCGTGTACGGCCCCGTCACCGCCGTACGGCAGGTGCTCCCCGGTATGCGCGCCCTGGGCCGCGGCACGGTGCTCTTCGTCAACGGAGGCACCGCCGTGGTGCCACACCCCGAGCGCGCGGGCACCTCCATCGCCTTCGCCGCCGAGAGCGCGTACGGCCGGCTGCTGCACGACACCCTCGCAGACGAGGGCATCCACGTGGCACAACTGATCATCCCGGGTGCGATCGTTCCCGGGCACGACAAGAAGGACCCGGCCGTGCTGGCGGACACCCTGTGGACCCTGCACCAGGATCGGCACGGCTTCCGCCACTTCGCCGACGACCTGGAGTCCTGA
- a CDS encoding TetR/AcrR family transcriptional regulator: MASGLFRSKGFEKVTINDLAAAAGVSRSTFLRYVGSKEEAVLSAFDAHGERAADALRARPADEDDWTALRRALDVVIAYHRRDPVSALATTRLVRNTPALRARLLEKQNGWRPELAQALAERPGDDPRPTPLALSVKAAAALGCLNIALDHWTASDGRPDLTALLDEAFAALAG; encoded by the coding sequence GTGGCGTCCGGTCTGTTCCGGAGCAAGGGCTTCGAGAAGGTCACCATCAACGACCTGGCCGCGGCCGCCGGTGTCTCGCGCAGCACCTTCCTGCGCTACGTCGGCAGCAAGGAAGAGGCCGTTCTCAGCGCCTTCGATGCCCACGGCGAGCGGGCCGCCGACGCCCTGCGGGCCAGGCCCGCCGACGAGGACGACTGGACGGCACTGCGGCGCGCGCTGGACGTCGTCATCGCGTACCACCGCCGGGACCCGGTCAGCGCCCTCGCGACGACCCGTCTGGTCCGGAACACCCCCGCCCTTCGTGCCCGGCTGCTGGAGAAGCAGAACGGCTGGCGGCCCGAGCTGGCGCAGGCCCTCGCCGAGCGGCCCGGCGACGATCCGCGTCCCACGCCCCTGGCCCTGTCGGTGAAGGCCGCCGCCGCTCTGGGCTGCCTGAACATCGCCCTCGACCACTGGACCGCTTCCGACGGCCGCCCCGACCTCACCGCCCTCCTGGACGAGGCGTTCGCCGCCCTCGCCGGGTGA
- a CDS encoding helix-turn-helix transcriptional regulator has translation MNHSEFAAFLKSRRDRIRPADVGLPTGPRRRVPGLRREEVAQLAGLSADYYTELERGRGAQPSAQVLTALARALRLNGDERDHLFHLADRPVPPVTHGPAAQVQPALLGLLDRLATTPAQVITDLHQTLVQNELAAALVGRPPAVRGPAASLVHRWFTDPDARALYPPEDHPHHSRVFVADLQAVAARRGGDTELRRMVAALRRHSEEFATLWDTHDVALRRTDHKRIVHPALGVIELDCHSLFSEDGHQRLLWFSAPPGTEGAAQLELLSVIGTQDMTADENSTSP, from the coding sequence GTGAACCATTCCGAATTCGCCGCGTTCCTCAAATCCCGGCGCGACCGCATCCGCCCGGCCGACGTGGGCCTGCCCACCGGTCCGCGGCGCCGGGTGCCCGGGCTGCGGCGCGAGGAGGTCGCCCAGCTTGCCGGGCTGTCCGCGGACTACTACACCGAGCTGGAGCGCGGACGCGGCGCTCAGCCCTCGGCCCAGGTGCTGACCGCCCTCGCCCGGGCGCTGCGGCTGAACGGCGACGAGCGCGACCATCTGTTCCACCTCGCCGACCGCCCCGTTCCCCCGGTGACGCACGGCCCGGCCGCGCAGGTCCAGCCGGCCCTGCTCGGCCTGCTGGACCGGCTGGCCACCACCCCCGCCCAGGTCATCACCGACCTGCACCAGACCCTGGTGCAGAACGAGCTGGCCGCCGCGCTGGTCGGCCGTCCCCCGGCGGTCCGCGGGCCCGCGGCCAGCCTCGTCCACCGCTGGTTCACCGATCCGGACGCCCGTGCGCTCTACCCGCCCGAGGACCACCCCCACCACTCCCGGGTCTTCGTCGCCGACCTGCAGGCCGTTGCCGCCCGGCGTGGCGGCGACACCGAGCTACGGCGGATGGTGGCCGCGCTGCGACGCCACAGCGAGGAGTTCGCCACCCTCTGGGACACCCACGACGTCGCCCTCCGGCGGACCGACCACAAGCGCATCGTCCACCCCGCGCTGGGCGTCATCGAGCTGGACTGCCACTCCCTGTTCAGCGAGGACGGCCACCAGCGCCTGCTGTGGTTCAGCGCCCCGCCCGGCACCGAAGGCGCCGCCCAGCTCGAACTTCTCTCGGTCATCGGCACACAGGACATGACGGCCGACGAGAACAGCACCTCACCGTGA
- a CDS encoding SDR family NAD(P)-dependent oxidoreductase has protein sequence MRGLQGKRIVVAGGATGIGAATAERLAEEGASIVVGDINLVGAKATSQRIAEAGGTAVAVEFDLADEESIGALVDRAAAEFGGVDGLYNVGADLSDDHLGRDTDLLEMDPALWRRTHEVNLLGYALTCRAVIPRLLAQGGGVIVNTSSGAAWGGEPRRPAYAASKAGINALTRHIASRWGKEGIRCNAVAPGLVMGDTQKQRDDQRLQAMALKIARSPRLGEPADVAGTVAFLLSDDAEWVNGQVWSVCGGMSLRD, from the coding sequence ATGCGAGGACTTCAGGGCAAGAGGATCGTCGTCGCGGGCGGCGCCACCGGGATCGGCGCCGCCACGGCCGAGCGGCTCGCCGAGGAGGGCGCCTCGATCGTCGTCGGCGACATCAACCTCGTGGGCGCGAAGGCCACCTCCCAGCGCATCGCCGAGGCCGGCGGCACCGCGGTCGCCGTCGAGTTCGACCTCGCCGACGAGGAGTCCATCGGTGCGCTGGTCGACCGGGCCGCCGCCGAGTTCGGCGGGGTCGACGGGCTCTACAACGTCGGCGCCGATCTCTCGGACGACCACCTGGGCCGGGACACCGACCTGCTGGAGATGGACCCGGCACTGTGGCGCCGCACCCACGAGGTGAACCTGCTCGGCTACGCCCTCACCTGCCGGGCCGTCATCCCGCGCCTGCTGGCCCAGGGCGGTGGCGTCATCGTCAACACCTCCTCCGGCGCGGCCTGGGGAGGGGAGCCCCGGCGTCCCGCGTATGCCGCCTCCAAGGCCGGGATCAACGCGCTGACCCGCCATATCGCCTCCCGGTGGGGCAAGGAGGGCATCCGCTGCAACGCCGTGGCGCCCGGGCTGGTCATGGGCGACACCCAGAAGCAGCGGGACGACCAGCGGCTGCAGGCCATGGCGCTGAAGATCGCCCGTAGTCCGCGGCTGGGCGAGCCCGCGGACGTGGCCGGCACCGTGGCCTTTCTCCTCTCGGACGACGCCGAATGGGTCAACGGCCAGGTGTGGTCGGTCTGTGGCGGCATGAGCCTGCGCGACTGA
- a CDS encoding 3'-5' exonuclease, whose amino-acid sequence MSMFVVFDLEFTTWSGALEQDWSEPGQLREIVQIGALRISTDSSVDAYSVVEEYEALVRPVVNPRLSPFFTDLTGIDQQTVDREGVAPAEALSDFLAFCRGQSVLSYGNDMVVLGENVGWARARGEEIKNGFLTAGFLNIRPWLNTVAPITASANSGRLWEALNLPKPVAGREHSALFDCYSIAAAIRHVFAGGAALPEGWL is encoded by the coding sequence TTGTCGATGTTTGTCGTGTTCGACCTTGAGTTCACCACATGGTCGGGAGCGCTCGAGCAGGACTGGTCGGAACCGGGGCAGCTTCGCGAAATCGTCCAGATCGGCGCGCTGCGCATCAGCACCGACTCTTCCGTTGACGCCTACTCCGTTGTCGAGGAATACGAAGCGCTGGTCAGGCCGGTGGTCAACCCGCGACTGTCCCCGTTCTTCACCGACCTCACGGGCATCGACCAGCAGACCGTGGACCGCGAGGGAGTCGCCCCCGCCGAGGCGCTCAGTGACTTCCTGGCGTTCTGTCGAGGCCAGTCCGTGCTCTCCTACGGCAACGACATGGTCGTCCTCGGGGAGAACGTGGGATGGGCCCGGGCGCGCGGGGAGGAGATCAAGAACGGCTTTCTCACCGCCGGCTTCCTGAATATCCGCCCATGGCTGAATACCGTCGCACCGATAACGGCATCGGCCAACTCCGGTCGGCTATGGGAAGCACTCAACCTGCCCAAACCCGTGGCCGGCAGGGAGCATTCAGCGCTCTTCGACTGCTATTCGATCGCCGCGGCGATCAGACACGTATTCGCCGGTGGGGCCGCCCTGCCCGAGGGATGGCTCTAG